In Deferribacter desulfuricans SSM1, the following are encoded in one genomic region:
- a CDS encoding TRAP transporter substrate-binding protein yields MRIFQFLVLIFFLSIYCYSKTFRISHVVSDNSPKGLAISFFKKHVEFNSKGKIKIEIYPNGVLFDDREALDALKRGIIQFAAPSFSKIADYVPEFQIYDMPYLFKSMDQIHRSYISDVSSYLKQKALVKGFVVLAFWDNGFKVITTRDKPILKPLDLKGLKIRTQGSFVINKTLELVGAKPVVKPFNVVIDLLKAGIIDGQQNTFSNIYTQGFYKYQNYMTLSRLGFLGYAFITSNKFWNSLNSKEKKLIMNALEEATAFEYRVAEEKNKDNFIRIKIHSNMKIIKMDSKMLKLWEEYFKNYYSIFYPVVGKKLIDEVLRLE; encoded by the coding sequence ATGAGAATTTTTCAGTTTTTAGTTTTAATATTTTTTTTATCAATTTATTGTTATTCAAAGACTTTTAGAATTAGTCATGTTGTTTCTGATAATAGTCCAAAAGGGTTAGCGATAAGTTTTTTCAAAAAGCATGTTGAGTTCAATAGTAAAGGCAAAATTAAAATTGAGATTTACCCTAATGGAGTCTTATTTGACGATAGGGAGGCTTTGGATGCATTAAAAAGAGGTATTATACAATTTGCTGCTCCTAGTTTTTCAAAAATAGCTGATTATGTACCTGAGTTTCAGATTTATGATATGCCTTATCTCTTTAAGTCTATGGATCAAATTCATCGCAGTTATATAAGTGATGTGAGTAGTTATTTAAAGCAGAAAGCGCTTGTAAAAGGTTTTGTAGTATTGGCTTTTTGGGATAATGGGTTTAAGGTAATAACTACAAGAGATAAACCTATATTAAAACCTTTGGATTTAAAGGGGCTTAAGATAAGAACACAGGGTAGTTTTGTTATCAATAAAACACTTGAACTTGTAGGTGCAAAACCAGTTGTTAAACCTTTTAATGTGGTTATAGATTTATTAAAGGCTGGTATAATTGATGGGCAGCAAAATACCTTTAGTAATATTTATACTCAAGGATTTTACAAGTATCAAAATTATATGACATTAAGCAGGCTTGGATTTTTAGGATATGCATTTATAACAAGTAATAAATTTTGGAACAGCTTAAATAGTAAAGAGAAAAAATTGATTATGAATGCCTTAGAAGAGGCTACGGCATTTGAGTATAGGGTAGCTGAGGAGAAGAATAAGGATAACTTCATTAGAATTAAGATACACTCTAATATGAAAATTATCAAAATGGATAGTAAGATGTTAAAATTGTGGGAAGAATATTTTAAAAATTATTATAGTATATTTTATCCAGTTGTAGGAAAGAAGTTAATTGATGAGGTGTTAAGATTAGAGTAA
- a CDS encoding metallophosphoesterase gives MFAVIGDVHGCVRTLEELLSKLLKNYNVENFVFVGDLVDRGGYSKEVLDLVIDFSKSYECKFLLGNHEDMMVDYFEGTNRYHKGDWFYNGGKETIKSFDSDLYKKLLLEVDIKDDFIKKYDNYLEFIKGFDKYTIIDGIENYFISHAGCLSVEIAPQFHIDLVTEEEKKILFPYIWAREIDFYNKKIENYVIIHGHTPVMKIERGYRPFVNKDEMGNMISINIDTGCVYGYFLSALIMDEKSGEYDFEVVDCID, from the coding sequence ATGTTTGCAGTAATAGGTGATGTCCATGGGTGCGTGAGAACTTTAGAGGAGCTTTTATCCAAACTTTTAAAAAATTATAATGTGGAAAATTTTGTATTTGTAGGTGATTTGGTTGATAGGGGTGGGTATTCAAAGGAGGTGTTAGACCTAGTTATTGATTTTTCAAAATCTTATGAATGTAAATTTTTGTTAGGTAATCATGAAGATATGATGGTTGATTATTTCGAAGGTACAAATAGATATCATAAAGGGGATTGGTTTTATAATGGTGGGAAAGAGACTATAAAATCGTTTGATAGTGATTTGTATAAGAAACTATTGCTAGAAGTTGATATCAAAGACGATTTTATTAAGAAGTATGATAATTATTTAGAATTCATAAAAGGATTTGATAAATATACAATTATTGATGGTATAGAAAATTATTTTATTTCCCATGCTGGATGTTTAAGTGTTGAGATTGCTCCACAATTTCATATCGATCTTGTGACTGAAGAGGAGAAAAAGATATTGTTCCCTTATATTTGGGCTAGAGAAATAGATTTTTATAATAAAAAAATAGAAAATTATGTTATCATTCATGGGCATACGCCAGTTATGAAAATAGAGAGGGGGTACAGACCTTTTGTTAATAAAGATGAAATGGGTAATATGATTTCTATTAATATTGATACAGGATGTGTTTATGGTTACTTTCTATCCGCTTTGATTATGGATGAGAAAAGTGGTGAGTACGATTTTGAGGTAGTAGATTGCATAGATTAA
- a CDS encoding 50S ribosomal protein L11 methyltransferase, with protein MYKYVISNKFSEQIESDEELSKLVVEENFGEKSIYVVYSNKSLENYLKGKNIDFVKYVIKDEDWENKWKDFLKEGWLTDNFFYTFDKDKKSANSIVITPAMAFGTGDHPTTKIAARLLEEIVSDKTVLEVGSGSGILSILASKCGAKKVFACDNDFATFYNLKENCLNNNVYNISFWCGSIDCIKETVKYDVIVANIISSVLLSLMVYFEKYSGDYIVLSGILKGEVDSFKEMLPKNFVINKELEIDGWWGVRLKRCLQ; from the coding sequence ATGTATAAATATGTTATAAGTAATAAATTTAGTGAACAAATAGAAAGTGATGAGGAGCTGAGTAAGCTCGTTGTTGAAGAGAATTTTGGAGAAAAGTCTATATATGTAGTTTATTCAAATAAGTCGTTGGAAAATTATTTGAAAGGTAAAAATATAGATTTTGTTAAATATGTTATTAAAGATGAAGACTGGGAAAATAAATGGAAAGATTTTTTAAAGGAGGGGTGGCTTACAGATAATTTTTTTTATACCTTTGATAAAGATAAGAAAAGTGCAAATAGTATAGTAATAACGCCTGCTATGGCATTTGGGACAGGGGATCATCCAACAACAAAAATTGCTGCGAGATTACTTGAAGAGATTGTTTCAGATAAAACAGTTTTAGAAGTGGGTTCTGGAAGTGGTATACTTTCTATTTTGGCAAGTAAGTGTGGTGCAAAAAAGGTTTTTGCCTGCGATAACGATTTTGCTACATTTTATAATTTGAAAGAAAACTGTTTAAACAATAATGTTTATAATATCTCTTTTTGGTGTGGTTCTATAGATTGTATAAAGGAAACTGTAAAATATGATGTGATAGTAGCAAATATAATCAGTTCTGTTTTATTAAGTCTTATGGTGTATTTTGAAAAATATTCTGGAGATTATATTGTTTTATCAGGTATTTTAAAAGGTGAAGTAGATAGTTTTAAAGAGATGTTACCAAAAAATTTTGTAATTAATAAGGAGTTAGAAATAGATGGTTGGTGGGGTGTGAGGTTGAAGAGATGTTTGCAGTAA
- a CDS encoding sigma-54-dependent transcriptional regulator, which produces MFSIVVIDDEKYTLDFFEALFLDDEDIKVYKFQSPIEAIDNIDKIYPDVIITDILMSEMSGLEVLDYILKEYPDITVVLMTAYASIEKAVEAIKKGAFDFITKPFEDLEEVSVRIKKAIENSRLKTEVKVLQENIREIYGIENIVAKSKKMMDILSLVKKVSKINSNILITGESGTGKELIARSIHDLSDRKNERFLPVNCAAIPENLYESLFFGYEKGAFTGAYSNKKGYFEEANNGTIFLDEITETNPSFQAKLLRVIQERTIKRLGSSEIINVNVRIIAATNKNLKDEVEKGYFREDLYYRLNVINIEIPPLRERKEDIPLLIEYFTKKYSKEFGKSIKKISSEFYKFCYEYSWPGNVRELENTVERCVALEDSDILSVRYIPENMKQYNKQGVKPYKKARDEFEKNYLLELLSLTDNKISEAAKIAQIDVSTLHRKIQKYLSK; this is translated from the coding sequence GTGTTTAGTATAGTTGTTATTGATGATGAGAAATACACGTTGGATTTTTTTGAAGCATTATTTTTAGATGATGAAGATATAAAAGTATATAAATTTCAATCTCCAATAGAGGCTATTGATAATATAGACAAAATTTATCCTGATGTTATTATTACTGATATTTTGATGTCTGAAATGAGTGGTTTGGAGGTGTTGGATTATATTTTGAAAGAGTACCCTGATATTACAGTTGTTTTAATGACTGCTTATGCATCGATAGAAAAAGCTGTTGAGGCGATTAAGAAAGGTGCCTTTGATTTCATTACGAAGCCCTTTGAGGATCTTGAAGAGGTTAGTGTAAGAATTAAGAAAGCTATTGAAAACAGTAGGTTGAAAACAGAGGTAAAAGTTTTACAGGAAAATATCAGAGAGATTTATGGTATTGAAAATATTGTAGCAAAAAGTAAAAAGATGATGGATATTTTATCACTTGTTAAAAAAGTTTCCAAAATTAATAGTAATATTCTAATAACAGGTGAATCAGGTACTGGTAAAGAATTGATAGCAAGATCGATACATGATTTAAGTGATAGGAAAAACGAGCGGTTTCTACCAGTAAACTGTGCAGCTATTCCTGAAAATCTTTATGAAAGTTTATTTTTTGGTTATGAGAAAGGAGCTTTTACAGGAGCTTATTCAAATAAAAAAGGTTATTTTGAAGAAGCTAATAATGGTACGATATTTTTAGATGAAATTACGGAAACCAATCCAAGCTTTCAAGCCAAGTTACTTAGAGTTATTCAGGAACGAACTATAAAAAGATTAGGCTCTTCTGAAATTATCAATGTTAATGTTAGGATAATTGCAGCTACAAATAAAAATTTAAAAGATGAAGTAGAAAAAGGGTATTTTAGGGAAGATTTATACTATCGATTAAATGTTATCAATATAGAGATACCTCCTCTTAGAGAAAGAAAAGAGGATATTCCTTTGTTGATTGAATATTTTACAAAAAAATATTCTAAAGAGTTTGGTAAATCTATCAAAAAGATTTCTTCTGAATTTTACAAATTTTGTTACGAATATAGTTGGCCTGGTAATGTCAGAGAGTTAGAAAACACTGTTGAAAGGTGTGTTGCTTTAGAGGATTCTGATATTTTGAGTGTGCGTTATATCCCTGAAAATATGAAACAATATAATAAACAAGGTGTAAAACCGTATAAAAAAGCGAGAGATGAGTTTGAAAAAAATTACTTATTAGAACTTCTTAGTCTTACTGATAACAAAATCTCTGAAGCAGCAAAGATAGCACAAATAGATGTTTCTACATTACATAGAAAAATACAAAAATATCTTTCAAAATGA
- a CDS encoding RsmE family RNA methyltransferase yields the protein MHRLSSLYLEMDRCDDLIKLGDKGYNYVRNVLRLKVGEQIVVYTKKSKGMYKIKNINKKSIEIERENEILYKKPEYEFVVIQSAMKREYLDFVIEKYGELGATKVIIVKTDNSVVKIENKTLERLKKLMINGAMQADYDYLPEIEYHDSIKNLNVNTKDKICFYEKENKKVFLDRISKSVSIFIGPEGGFNDDDISILNEKGFRFLSPINGILKAETAGVLFAGMIKSLIDCGRYV from the coding sequence TTGCATAGATTAAGCTCGTTATATTTGGAAATGGATAGATGTGATGATTTGATAAAATTGGGAGATAAAGGGTATAATTATGTTAGGAATGTTTTACGATTAAAAGTTGGAGAGCAGATTGTTGTTTATACTAAAAAATCCAAAGGTATGTATAAAATTAAAAATATTAATAAAAAATCAATCGAAATTGAGCGAGAAAATGAGATTTTGTATAAAAAGCCAGAATATGAGTTTGTTGTCATACAGTCTGCTATGAAAAGGGAGTATTTAGATTTTGTGATTGAAAAGTATGGTGAGCTTGGGGCAACAAAAGTAATAATTGTAAAAACGGATAACAGTGTAGTAAAGATTGAAAATAAGACATTAGAAAGATTAAAAAAATTGATGATAAATGGGGCAATGCAGGCGGATTATGATTATTTACCAGAAATTGAGTATCATGACAGTATTAAGAATTTAAATGTAAATACAAAAGATAAAATATGTTTTTATGAAAAAGAAAACAAAAAGGTATTTTTAGATCGTATATCAAAATCAGTATCTATATTTATTGGCCCAGAGGGTGGTTTTAATGATGATGATATTTCGATTTTAAATGAAAAAGGGTTTAGGTTTTTGTCTCCAATAAATGGAATTTTGAAAGCAGAAACTGCAGGTGTTTTATTTGCCGGGATGATTAAATCTTTAATTGATTGTGGTAGATATGTTTAG
- a CDS encoding nucleoside deaminase, which produces MFSDVDKYFMKLAIAEAYKSFEEGEVPVGAVVVRDDEVISYGRNIKGKNKNALLHAEMVAIHKSVKMLDDWRLNECTLYVTCEPCVMCAGAILHCRIKKVIFGAFEPKFGGVVSNLRVFDTPFFNHKVRYEFGLFSEEISKMMKNFFKQFR; this is translated from the coding sequence ATGTTTAGCGACGTTGATAAATATTTTATGAAATTAGCAATTGCTGAGGCGTATAAATCCTTTGAAGAAGGTGAAGTACCTGTAGGTGCTGTGGTTGTTAGGGATGATGAAGTAATATCTTATGGTAGAAATATCAAGGGAAAAAATAAGAATGCCCTTTTACATGCCGAGATGGTAGCAATTCATAAGAGTGTTAAAATGTTAGATGATTGGCGATTAAATGAGTGCACCTTATATGTAACCTGTGAGCCATGTGTTATGTGTGCAGGGGCTATTTTACATTGTAGAATAAAAAAGGTTATTTTTGGTGCTTTTGAACCAAAATTTGGCGGAGTGGTTTCAAATTTGAGAGTATTTGATACCCCTTTTTTCAATCATAAGGTTAGATATGAATTTGGTCTATTTAGTGAAGAGATTTCAAAAATGATGAAAAACTTCTTTAAACAATTTAGATAG